In Camelina sativa cultivar DH55 chromosome 13, Cs, whole genome shotgun sequence, the genomic window TctaacatattttacattgtcAAAGGTACTAAGCATCACTAACCTTTGAACATGTTGATATAAGCTCATTTTAATAAGGGGAAAAAACGTTTCACTTCTGACATCGTTTTTAACTTTTGATATCTTATTCATTTTTGCTTTGTGATTTGGGATTTctgaaattgtgttttttttgtgtataagCTTAGTTGataaccatatttttttattatagtttaaagATGATTACTGCAGAGAAATTGGTGTTGCCAGATCGATTGTTCAAGCCAGGCACTAAAAGCaaccagttaaaaaaaataaaccatccATTTAAATTGATACCAACTTTATACGTTTAATTCCTATATATAATCactcaaatcaaaataatatctattaattaatatattataaccgCAAAGATATGCAATCACCAAGATAATGTccatataaaaaatgattatatattatttgatttgacCATTTGCACGATCTTAGGAAATATGTTATATTCGCGTGAAACATTAAATTGATACCAACTTTATATGTTTAATTCCTATATATAGTCACTCAAACCGTTTCTACGGTTTTAAATATCTGCAGGATGTGAAGACAACATTGGGAAAAGAATTctcaaagattaaaaaatcattCATGGGTCCGTGTATTGAGTTTAGAGAGCGTAAAAAATTCATCTTCTCGAAAAACATTGTGCATTATCTTCTGCTGAGAAGGATCATAACTGAAGATAACTGGTCTGAAATGTTGTGAGGATCAACCTTAGAAGAGTTCAAATGAGGACGCTTGGTGGATGAAGACACCAAAGAAACTCTCTGAACTTGTTGCCACAATGCAAGCTCGCAAAAAAGTGGATGATGAAAAGCTACTACTTGGTGCATTGATTATTTGTGAGgtgatttttgtttctagaaatccatcaaacaaaatttcaacCTGAAACAACCGGAcccgttttatttttttaataataaataattgtaatagtaataataataataagtaaactataactagtggtcccatacccactagtcacataaccacaatcacaaccaacaacggaaaataaacaaataccaatatccaataaatatccaataataacataaacaatatccaaataccaaataaTAGGAAACacagaaccagcaacctagcaatgttactattgacccaactctagcaacttagcaatgctagacaacaaccaatcgagtccctagaacatcctcctcttcattaccttgattccacgatcacactttgcctttacatgcaccacaaacacaaattgagatgcatgagtatttgataaaaactcagtgagacaattctcccatctactgggctatacacacaagcaactgtgataccaatgttccaaacaattaacaaacaaaatatacaaaccagtaaaacaaacatcatctcgctggaagggaggtgtcgaccgacaccagccaagtgtcgaccgacactggctcatggtgtcgattgacactacCCGACAATGTCGATCAATGccgcttcactggtgtcgaccgaaaccaattggtgtcgatcaacactaccTCTGCAACCACGAACCACACAAAGCCGAGAGTCGCATCTCGCTTCCAATCGCCATCAAAttgcccaatactcaaaacccaagccatatacgtccatgggaacctgtagcaaccaatcacagcaagaaaaacacacaaaacatcaacaaacaaacaagaacaaggattcacaggcttagatcagccatggtcatgcactcacctctttgttcgaagtttctgaccaacaaagACGAAtcccacactcccagcaagcctCTAGCACCCTCCTAGCTCTAGATCTCTCAAAAATCACCAAGGAaactcaccaatctctctcaaaactcaagaacaaagctctctctctttttcctctctatTCAACGGcgacaaacaacaaaaacacgacctaggtcaaTTTTTCCCTTTTAATACTTGGTTatatggttttccctaaaccaaaccgaccaaaatcgacaattaaatcgaAATGGTCGAACTAGAaataactggtgtcgatcgacacccacccccaaaatgCAGAGTTTTGGTCGCGGGTGTTACACAACCGAAGAATTGATGAGAGCTAAAAATTTTAAGGAACTATGTTGGTTACCTTGGGGAAAAACATCTTATGAGGCTCTGAAGTATAATATTATGTCTCTTAATCGAACAAACATGTCAAAGCCAAAGTGCCAGTATTTtttatgcggttacaacattgCACTTCAGTTTTGGGCAATGTCTTCTGTGAAGAAGCTTGGCATGAAGTTTGGTGATAGAGATCAGtcaaaggatgatgatgataaggatGTGCCACTCTGTTTCCAGTGGATAAAAAACCAAAGAGCAGAATACACGAAAGTAGCTGAAGTTgtaaagaaaatacaaaattgtaaattagttgcaagtaatatgaacacatgtatagctaataaaatgTGTTTGTCGTCGATCATTTTTCTTTATACCttaaaaattaactcaaacaacatcaaatcaaggtctcgCAATGTGATCCTTCTTTCtttaacccaaaaataaaaatttaactaaaacaatatcaaatcacCTATCAAGTCAtacaaaaaacatgttttacagctcataagagatGTAAAACACGGAAagagataaataagatattttcaagatattaaaaaatcaataattcaatatttaataatacttacgttttttgttttttatagagtttaaatattatgacattttaaaatttagatgtagtttaaatatttataacattttaaaatttttagagtaaaatattaatgatacttaaacttttgatacagtttaaatatttataatattttaagctTTCCATGggggtatttataatatttttaaacattctataaagtttaaatatttataatatttttgaacttttaaaatttttgttaattacaatattttaaactatcGAAATTTgaacgcctgataaatcaagcttcctgctcattcgtagttggaatcatattagtcttatttataatggttttcaGTCATTGTTTACAAAATTTCTAGCCGTAGGATGTTATACAGACAattatttataagaattttaatatagaaattttacataatttaaaaacattaatcaGTGACACGTCGAATCTCTATTAGTTGTTTAAAATACTAAGTGGACGCCTTAAGTAGCCTATagctccaacttttatttagtactagataaggacccgcaCGATGCGCAggttttaaaattgttgaagaaaataaatcttaaaccctaaaattattttttaaaatataaaaagaaattttatttccctgaagtaaatatataaataattttagttagagaaaaaattatatttctatttaccttcgtacacttatttatatttttatatttttaaatatattataacaattattacaataatctaaagctgaattatatcccaccaaaactttttcgaaatactcatcattacaaatattatttttgtcaaatttcaagaacatttcacaacttattacaaaatattttacatgcaaagaattcatcaaagcaacatatgATTAATAACCACGTACAATTTTACTGTATGttatatcattaaaaatatgctcttacacccaaaattattttattgttaaagtgtGCTCTTTaacaccacctataaaatgtcttttaaacaaattaaacaaattttatgttgctttactttcattttggcatatttatagttcttataattactaaaattgttttgtgacatattttttttaaccatgattttttttactccaaagatattttgtttgATCATTATATTATGGCATATAACTATAATTTTTACTCCAAAACTTTTATTAGGTTGtcataaaactataatttttacTCCAAAAATATGTCCTTTTAACCTCATCTTTTATTAGGTTgtcataattatagttcttataattactggtgaaaattatctattcgagtacaatgattttatgaccaacctaataaaagttttttttttgagaaattgaaagaaaataaatataacataaataaaaatttgaaaaattataatcatgattgtatatataagttttagatcattcagatatacaaaataaaaattttataaacaatctaaaacatgacatatgtcataatcacatTAAAGGATCAATTACATGTTTACTCGAAGTATCACATTATACAAAAACTACTTAGaactatgacctcgtctcaaatattcttgaATCGTAAGTTCTTAACTTATTTCTACCTGAATCAaaatttctcatatatttctctatatacctgGGTTTAAACAATTTACGAACCAAATCCAAtaaaaaaaccacataaatccggtttgaaaccaattttaaaactgtttacTGTTCTATCTTCCCAGATTTCAAAAttgcttctcaattactcgatcaaatagcttttgtttcagtaccggaatcattgacattatccaaaaataaaactcttgattttgaccagaaacatcatCCATCGACTAATCGTCGAAATTTATAACGCTACTAACtttagaatcacttttggaacctccatcaatgtctccatcctcgattaattCAGCGggctttttctttgatttcatttcattgcatatgatagcttccattgaagaacctgcacgaatcaaagacccacaatagatcggcaaaattatattagaaaaaatcaaagatcaaagctttcaatagaaacatgtaaatttatgtagatataatgttaattttttaattaactgtCCTATTACGGCTCCGAATGGAGAAAGCGGATCAAGCAGATCAAGCGGAACAAAAGCGGATCAAGCGGAACAAGTGTGGATATAGCGGTTCAAAATGTATGTTTGAATGGTGAAAGCGGATCAAATAATGCagatcaaatatttatattgtaaaaaaaattgcaaataaaatattttacataatataatacatattaaaataaaagtaataataagcGTCAATGTATTATGTAACATGTATGATTATAACCACTATAATCTATgaacatttttaatattattatagttattgatattactaaaaacaattatcataatttcttataattggtacaaaaatagagaatatgaaatttattaaattttgtactTTATAAATgataacatatatacataaaactttTTTACGCATTTCATTGAAAGTTTACATTACATCTATAtcataaaaaatcataataaattcataaattaaaatcatgAATATAAACACTTTTAATGAatattactaaaatatattttccatatacTTTCAATTAAGAACTAatgaaaatttttatattaaacttgtgaatttaaaagttttgatgaaaatttctaattatattatacaaatattttgaattataactataaatatctatatgattatagtttctctttttttaagttaatttaTATCTATgagattataataaaatattcatgATACGTAAATATATGCTATAAACAAAATGTATCGTACCTTTAATTGAAAGATTAAATGAGAAGATCAGAATtttcaattaaaagaaaatataaaaagagcAAAGTTTTCAACCAAAGAAAATGTAGAGAGAAAGCAAAGTTTTCAACAAGAGAAAATGTAGAGAGAGAGCAAAGTTTTCAAAAGAGAGGATATGATTTTAGGTGTGGGTATAAAGTTTGTTGAGATTTTAGTTTTCGTATTATATTGACACAATGAAGTGTGTTTGATgaagtgtgtgtgttttgaaatGTGTGTTGATAATAACAGCGTATGTATTGAGATGTATGTTGATAATACACAACAGTGTATGTGTTGAATTGCGTACATCCcactaaaattgtttaaaagttattaataaaatagaaaaaatgaaatagtGGGCGAAACATAGCAGAAGACAGcaaaaaaatagtgattttATTGTATAAGGCTTATCATGCATGTTTCTTCATAAAAGTCTCATGCATATACTGTAGtggttcaaaatattttaaaaaatggaagaaCCACTTTTTTTACTTACACACGTGAATGACTTGTTAATTACGAAGCATTTCATCTGACGGCTTAACCGGGTTTGTTCCACTCTCCACTCAAAGCctacgtttcaaaaataataattcttttcaCATAagttatgttattgtttttagatttgttattccctatttattgattaataataatatacatgtttaacgaattattttttgtttgtacatgtcaaaatctaattgagaaaacacatataatataatcagcgtacaaggaaaaatatattagttttgttaatttttctttttgatttaggaaatttctttttagatataaacatgtaaagtttaggaaatttggccagaaataccattttaaaaacaaaagttgttaGAAATgccagttttaaaattttcttatgaGAACTGCCATTTTTCATCTTTGTggcataaataaaaagacaaatttaCCCCTTTAAGAAAAAAGCTAACGATTAATTGTTTGATATGAGATCTGACAGTTTATACGGTGGACAACATTAACTGgacataattcttttttttttttttttttttacaggacANgtcaaaatctaattgagaaaacacatataatataatcagcgtacaaggaaaaatatattagttttgttaatttttctttttgatttaggaaatttctttttagatataaacatgtaaagtttaggaaatttggccagaaataccattttaaaaacaaaagttgttaGAAATgccagttttaaaattttcttatgaGAACTGCCATTTTTCATCTTTGTggcataaataaaaagacaaatttaCCCCTTTAAGAAAAAAGCTAACGATTAATTGTTTGATATGAGATCTGACAGTTTATACGGTGGACAACATTAACTGgacataattctttttttttttttttttttacaggacATAATTCTCTTTCTCGTATAAATTTGTGGTCTACAATTTGATGCCCTGTATTTATATTCCATATATTAATACTTAATTTCGCCTTTGTTGTTGTCCTTTTATTAATGTCATCTGAAACACATTTCTCTTTCAATACACTAATTGTAGTAGTGTGGacacatttttgttgttgtaagcagTGGACACAAAATCGTTAGACTAAACCTTAGACTATGGTCCACTCAAGAGACAAATGACATAATAGTGGTGGACTAAACCTTGGCTGCTGGATGTGGTCCACTGAATTTGTAGACCTGCAGTGTGGACACGTTTTTTGTTAGCAATGGACACAAAACACATGACCAAACAGATATGATCCAACTCAAGAGAAAGAAGTACATGattgtggtggacaaaaacctggTAGGCTGGATCTGGTCAACCGGTCACTGGATCCTGTAGTGTGGAAAAATATgatagtggtggacaaaaatTCTTGTCGACTAAATCTGGTCCACCGGACATCGGATCACAATCCTGCAGTGTGGACAAGTTTTATTGTTATCAATGAACACATAACACATGACCAAACATATATAATCCACTCAAGAGAACAAAATACATAATAGGGATGGACAAAAACCTGGCCGGCTAGATCTGGTCCACCGAATCTGCAGACCTACGATTTTGCTTGCCTATTGTTAGGTATAAGAACTCTGGAATTAGATATAGCAGTTTTTCCTGCTACAGAGGAGGCAAGCGGATCAAACGGAGGTCTCCACTCTGGAACTCGTCTCAGATGTTCGCCGGCCACGACAGACAGAGGATTCAACCGTAGTAAAATTGACTGCATGATGAAATCCATCATTGCATGTAGGAGAGCTGAGAGAAGTGGGAGATTCAGATGGGAGTTTAATATtgaaaaaggagaagatgaaaaattgctagaaagagaaaaaatgagagttatgagaagagagagagttgttgctTTATGtcctagaaattaaaaaaaacaatttaatcaAAATTCTTAGTTTTAGAGATAGATTGGTTGAGGGTATAAAGGTATTCTTGCAGTGTGTGTGACAGGCGAGAGAAGGAAATATTGAAAGTGGCATAACTCAGAAAGTTTAGTACAGATTGTATAAAATTCtctaaattttatgtagataaaaaataatatttttttaatatatgtcaAACATCTCATTAGTATACTTGACACGTATCATCATTCtgctaattttgaaaactaactttatataataagatagattAAGCAGAAAGGGAATTaagtaataaaagaaaattaatttttcgtaatgattttattttatttattgtttatttgtttttttactatagaaaataaaagtaaaataatcagAATTCATCATTCtcagggaaaagaaaaaaaaaaacgaaagggatcgatctctctctctatctatctaatTGGCGCCCCTTTACTAATTACCCTTTTGTTCCAATCTTCGGATTATTTTCAAATCGAttaaaaagaaagtaagaaactGAGATCCCTACAAAACGAATCCTCTCACACACACCACTGTTCACGAATTCCTTTTCCTTCGCTCCGAGATCCACAGATTCGTTACCTCTGTTTCTTAAGATTACAATGGCGACGAGAAGACGTACTTTGCTTAAGGTCATTGTCCTCGGAGACAGTGGGTACGTATTTATTCCGATGTCTTTAATAATTCTTTATGCGTAATTTCTCATTTTTGATCTTCGATTTGTTCGatgttctgatttttttttttttttttttttttttttttttttttttttttttttttttttttttttttttNNNNNNNNNNNNTTGATGAATCAGTATCCTTTCAAATTGAATTGATTTCTAGATTCgtttgtttttatgattttgagaTGTGTCTCCTTAATTGGGtgaatttttttagatatgtgCATAAGAAGTTTAGTTTGCAGTATAAAGCAACGATTGGTGCTGATTTTGTAACCAAGGAGCTTCAGATTGGGGAAAAGCTTGTTACTTTACAggtttgtcctttttttttttttttacctaatatacctttttcttcaagatttcacactttgtttttgtgtttttttttttagatttgggaTACTGCTGGACAAGAAAGATTCCAGAGTCTTGGTGCTGCTTTTTACAGAGGAGCAGATTGTTGTGCTTTGGTTTATGATGTTAATGTGTTGAAGTCTTTTGACAATCTTGAAACTTGGCATGAGGAGTTTCTTAAACAGGTTTCTTTTCTGGCACACTTTGCTTTGGTACAATTGAGGTTGGCTCTGGCCTAGATAAATACATGGAACATAAGAATGAGATAGTTTTGTATTAATAGGAATCATTAGCTTTGACTATTTCAGAGTCACAATCTTCAGATTTTGGTTAAACGTGTAGCTTAACAAACTAAGAGTCAAACTCCTATTTTGATGATGTGGTTTGAAgagtttttggttattttcataTCTCTTTTGGTTCTCAGGACCACCTCTGAAATATTGTTGTCTCATTAGAGAAttgataaataataacattttttacatCTGATTGATAGTCCTTGGTTTACTAGTTAAGCCAATTATTGTATATTACTAACTTGATTTTGTATTGATAACAGTTTTAGAATTCATTAATCTATAATCCCAGTGACTTGTTCAATTTGATTTTCTGCACTTTCACTTTCATTATCTTTAAGCAAATCATACTATGCTAAGTTGTATTAATTCCCTGGCACAGGCAAGTCCGTCGGATCCAAAGACATTTCCGTTTATAGTGCTTGGAAACAAGGTTGACGTTGATGGAGGGAGCAGTAGAGTGGTAAGAGGAAGATCAAGATATATCTTCCATAGTGCTCgaagtcttttgagtcttttacTCAGTCTAGTTTTATTCCTCTTTACTTACAGGTCTCTGTGAAGAAAGCAGCTGACTGGTGTGCTTCAAATGGTAACATACCCTATTTCGAGACATCAGCAAAAGAGGACTTCAATGTTGATGAGGCATTCTTAACCATTGCCAAAACCGCCCTTGCGAACGAACATGAACAAGATATGTAAGTATTCTCTTTGGTTTAGCTCTATTATATGAGAACATTGAAACCATGAAATCTTGGCTGCATTAAGATACTACTGAAATATAGAACATAAAGATCTTAGGTACCAGGTTCCACCATTGTTGATTTGTTGGGATTGTCTAATTCTTTAACCCGATAGTCTGAATAGTGTAGATCTCAATATGAATCTGAAGATGACTTTTAAATGTAGAGGACAGATAGTGTAGAAACTAGAAACCCGAGAAATTTCTTACTGCGTCTAAAGTTTGGTGATTATTGATAAAGACAGAGGCATTCATCACATCGTTTTTGGTCATTTGTCTACTTCTGAATTCTTTAACCCGAGAATAGTTGATACAATTTGTCATTTGTATGCCATGTTTTGGGTTACTTGCAGATACTTCCAAGGCATACCAGATACAGTGACTGAAAACGAGCCAAAAAGCGGTGGTTGTGCTTGCTGAACCGCAGATCTGAGGATTCATTTacattcgtttttttttatgcattcgttgaaggttggtggactctTGAGTTGCAGAACGATagtagcaattttttttgccattCCATCATATATTAATTGATTGGAGGAGTCTCTGTATGATCTATCGATTTTGCTGGATAAAAAACTGTTATCTTTGGAAGAAGAACCATTATTGCTCTTATATGCCACTCTATTTAAGTTTGGTGTCACTCATTTGTGGCTTACTGGCTTACTGCATCCATAGTTCCTTTTGcatgtataatttattattttggagAGATGGTGAAATTGTGAAGTCAAACTTAAACCTAATTTAACAAAGAAACCAATAACACTGGATTGTATTTGGATTTTcaaatctataaaatcataaaccaaataaCCCCTACCAAGTTATTACAATTATGcttaaaacaattattttttgttcttcttaccCATGGCcttgtattgttttttcttctgctgctcctctttttttttcttcatctcatctcttttcttcttcagctcctctttttcttgttttctcttttcgTCCCATGCAGTATCTACTTTGGTTTTTCTTAAGCTCTCCATGAAAGTTGTATTCTTCATTGTTTCATTCACTATCATATCTACTAATAGTTGCTTagcttcttcatcctcttcctgTTTTCTTGCATCTGCCACAAtaattatcaaaacaaaaaaaaacaaagaccaGTTAAGTATAAAAAGACAAGCCAATTATAAACAGATCTggtcaaacaaaaagaaagagaggatgaGATCGCATACCGAAGACAGTGTTA contains:
- the LOC104736967 gene encoding ras-related protein RABG3a-like isoform X1 → MNQYVHKKFSLQYKATIGADFVTKELQIGEKLVTLQIWDTAGQERFQSLGAAFYRGADCCALVYDVNVLKSFDNLETWHEEFLKQASPSDPKTFPFIVLGNKVDVDGGSSRVVSVKKAADWCASNGNIPYFETSAKEDFNVDEAFLTIAKTALANEHEQDIYFQGIPDTVTENEPKSGGCAC
- the LOC104738318 gene encoding heat shock 70 kDa protein-like gives rise to the protein MSDKGGGLAIGGTTNSCVGESQIIPNDQCNQTMPSYMDSERLIGDAAKIPDNTVFDARKQEEDEEAKQLLVDMIVNETMKNTTFMESLRKTKVDTAWDEKRKQEKEELKKKRDEMKKKKEEQQKKKQYKAMGKKNKK
- the LOC104736967 gene encoding ras-related protein RABG3a-like isoform X2 translates to MATRRRTLLKVIVLGDSGYMCLLNWVNFFRYVHKKFSLQYKATIGADFVTKELQIGEKLVTLQIWDTAGQERFQSLGAAFYRGADCCALVYDVNVLKSFDNLETWHEEFLKQASPSDPKTFPFIVLGNKVDVDGGSSRVVSVKKAADWCASNGNIPYFETSAKEDFNVDEAFLTIAKTALANEHEQDIYFQGIPDTVTENEPKSGGCAC